The genomic DNA GAGTAAGTACCCTCTTCCGGCGGGAATGCGCCGATGTAGATGTTGGCAATAATGACCAGGATGTTGAGGAAAAGACCGGCCATTGAGCCGtacacgccgagcggcgaggcCCATGgcagctcgcggagcgTGTATCCCTGCTTTGTCCACGCCGAACGGAAGCGGATATGGCAGAAGCAGATCGAGCCCCAGGTGAAAATCGCGGCAAGACCCGAGATCTGGAGCATCCAGCTGAAGACGGTGCCCTCCTCCGCCGAGTAGATCAGGAAGGCAAGCAGACCAAATATCAGCGAGACACCGACAGCCGGCAGCGGGCGACCCTCCCGGTCGACGTACTTGAACATCTTGGGGGCGAGGCCCTGCTCAgcaagcgcaagcagcgtgcggcTACCGGCGTACACCGCCGAGTTGGCTACCGAGAGCGTCGAGACGATAATCACAGCGTTGATAATGTGGGGAAGCACCTTGATACGTCCGATCTCCATCGCAATCACGAAAGGCGAGGTGCGAGGGTCGTAGTCGTGGTCACTCGACAGCCTCTCGTCGTTGTAAGGCACAATGAGCGAGACGAGGAAGAGCGACAGGACGTAGAACATGATAATGCGGAACACGATCTGCTTGCAGGCCTTGGGCAGCACCTTGCGGGGCTCCTTGGTCTCGGCCGCAGCGAGACCCACCAGCTCGGAGCCAGAGAAGGCAAAGGCAGCCGTCGTGAACACAGTGCAGAGACCCTTGAAGCCGTTGTTGATCGGTCCAGGGTCGTGCCAAGTGTGCGCACCCATGTAGCTCGGTCCGCCAATCACACCACCGCAGTCAATCACGATCAAGGTAATGATCAAGCCGATGACTGTGATGACTTTGATGAAGGTTGCAGCGAATTCGAACTCTGCATAGCCTCGTACGCCGAAGAAATTGATGGTGGTAATGACAATAATAAAGATCATTAGCCAAATCCCCACTGGTACGACTTGATTCGGATCCCAGAAACCAATGACAATGGCAGCGGCAGTAAactcgagcggcgtcacAATGAGCCACTGGAGGTAGTAGTTCCAGCCCATGGCAAAGCCCCAGGCAGGATCGACAAAGCGGGAAGCATACGTAGAGAAGGCACCAGAGACGGGAAGAGTAGCAGCGAGTTCACCCAGAGCAAAAATGACACAGACAAGCATGAAACCCATGATAATGAAATCGACGATCAGGAAAGCAGGACCAGCCGTCGAGAGCGCAGAAGCTGAACCGATAAACAGACCGGTACCGATACCACCACCCAGCGCGATGAACTGGATGTGACGGCCATCCAGGCGACGCTTCAGCGGCGTCTTCTCGGGCACATAGGCAATGGTACCGTCAGCCGTCTGGACGGCCGTCGTGGCATTGGCAaactcctcgtcgcccaaCACCTCGGGCTTCTGGTCACCGGCCTCGAGGAAGTCGCCGCCATAGGCAGGCTCCTTGCCGAAGCCCTCAGTTTCGGCCGGCTTGAAGCTCTCGGCCCAATTTTGAAAGAAACCCATTATGGGGTATGGTCTTGAATGCGGGGTTTAAGCTTTTCTTGCGCCCAACGCCCTTGCTTTAAAGCATTTGAGTTTTGATTGCGCAGCACCATTTCTCTAACCTATCTCGCTGGGTTTATGGGGCTTATCTCGTTACCCCTCGCGGGGTCACAAGCAAATGCTCGTTGGGTGCTGCGCATGAAGGCTGATAAGCGTCATCTGCACGCCTTATTCAGCACAAGTGATAAATTAAACCGAGAAATCCCCACAAGTGGGGTAGCGGCAGAATTATGTTCCGCCCCTGCGCTTCGGGAATGCAGCCAGTTAGATCGTGCCTCCCTGTCGCCAACGCAGATGGGCAGTATAGCCAAGCCAAACTAGGGCAAGATGAGATAAGGATCGCTGTCTATAGCGTATGAAATCTAGAAGTTTGCGCCGGCATTCCAGATTGCGATTTTAGAATAGGAActgcagcacgcgcttcCAGATAGGcatctcggcgcgctcggcgcgctcgcgcgctaGGACTTCTTCCGAAACAGGATCCCGGCGGTCCGAGTCGAGATCAATTTCGTTAAAGCGCACAGTCCTTGTCCGCTTAAATATTTTGTGGGAGATAAAGAAGAAGATCACGATCGGTGCCGAGATCATCGACTCGAAAAagtcgtgcgcacgctccatCGGCGACATGCTTCCTTCGCTGATCGGGAACGCGGCGTAGTAAAAGTTGCCTGCCAGCAGCAAGCCGTTGATGATGAAGCCGAACCACGAGCCGTACACGCCCAGTGGCGACGACCACGGGAGCTGGTGAGTGGTGTACCCCTGTGCCTTCCACGCGTAGCGGAAGCGAATGTGCGCCGCACACACAGTGAACCACACAAAGATCGTGGACAGGCCCGAGATACCAATCAGCCAGTTGAACACTTCGTTCTCTGACGTGGAGTACACGAGGAAGGCGAGGAGGCCGAACAAGAAGACCACCACAAAGCCCACGAGCGGCCTGCCCTGGCGGTCGGTGTACTTGAATATGGACGGCAAAAGCTGCTTCTCAGCCATGCCGACCAGCAGGCGGCTCGCTGCGTACACCGCAGAGTTCGCGACAGATATGACCGAGATGAGAATCGCGCCGTTAAAGACGCTAGGCAGTGACTTGATACCTCCGATTTTGATCGCGAGTACAaacggcgacgcacgcggcgaGTCGGAGCCAAGCAGACGCGAGTCATTATAGGGCACAATCAGCGTCACGATGAACAGCGCGAGGATGAAGAAGATGAGTACGCGCCACACGACCATCTTGCAAGCGCGCGGAAGCTGCTTGCggggctcggcggcctcggcagcggcgagaCCGATCAGCTCCGAGCCGCCAAAAGCGAATGCGCCAAACACAAAGACACTGCAGAAGCCCTTGAATCCGTTGATGAATGCGCCGCCCTCGAGGTGCCAGTTGTGAGCTCCGAGGTAGTGGCCTGAaggcgagccgccgcaggTGATGACGACACCACCGATGATGAAGCCCACCAGGCTTATGATCTTGATCGAGGTCGCAAAGAACTCAAATTCGCCgtacgcacgcacgccAAACAGGTTGATGCAAAAGACGGCGACCAGGACGATGGCGATCAGTGCGCCTTTTGGCATCACGCCATCTTCGTCCCAGTAGCCCACTACAATGCACACAGTCGTTAATTCCACTGGCAGAATGATCAGCCAGGTCATCAGGTAGTTCAGTCCAATAGCAAAGCCAAGGGAGGGGTCAATAAAGCGGGAGATCATCACCGAGTAGGCACCCGCGACAGGGAATAGAGAAACCAGCTCTCCCACGGCAAAAATGACAGTAATCA from Malassezia japonica chromosome 1, complete sequence includes the following:
- a CDS encoding uncharacterized protein (TransMembrane:12 (i79-98o104-137i158-179o185-206i218-240o260-281i302-323o356-381i402-422o428-453i473-495o515-534i); EggNog:ENOG503NUN0; COG:E) encodes the protein MGFFQNWAESFKPAETEGFGKEPAYGGDFLEAGDQKPEVLGDEEFANATTAVQTADGTIAYVPEKTPLKRRLDGRHIQFIALGGGIGTGLFIGSASALSTAGPAFLIVDFIIMGFMLVCVIFALGELAATLPVSGAFSTYASRFVDPAWGFAMGWNYYLQWLIVTPLEFTAAAIVIGFWDPNQVVPVGIWLMIFIIVITTINFFGVRGYAEFEFAATFIKVITVIGLIITLIVIDCGGVIGGPSYMGAHTWHDPGPINNGFKGLCTVFTTAAFAFSGSELVGLAAAETKEPRKVLPKACKQIVFRIIMFYVLSLFLVSLIVPYNDERLSSDHDYDPRTSPFVIAMEIGRIKVLPHIINAVIIVSTLSVANSAVYAGSRTLLALAEQGLAPKMFKYVDREGRPLPAVGVSLIFGLLAFLIYSAEEGTVFSWMLQISGLAAIFTWGSICFCHIRFRSAWTKQGYTLRELPWASPLGVYGSMAGLFLNILVIIANIYIGAFPPEEGTYSPRMRAYEFFNANISLVILLTFLILYKLIKRSKFVRLEDMDIHTGRRDPVSEEVLEQERAEARARPMWKKIITSVF
- a CDS encoding uncharacterized protein (EggNog:ENOG503NUN0; COG:E; TransMembrane:12 (i75-94o106-133i145-173o185-205i217-237o257-277i298-319o354-375i396-415o421-447i467-488o508-528i)), coding for MTQSRGVSTDQGTEGSDLARPYSAQSVRNKASSADMKTSHHDPEASILDLAEHPSKVQPEDQGLKRKLQGRHLRFLALGSSIGTGLFVGSGNILATGGPGSMMINFILLAAMVITVIFAVGELVSLFPVAGAYSVMISRFIDPSLGFAIGLNYLMTWLIILPVELTTVCIVVGYWDEDGVMPKGALIAIVLVAVFCINLFGVRAYGEFEFFATSIKIISLVGFIIGGVVITCGGSPSGHYLGAHNWHLEGGAFINGFKGFCSVFVFGAFAFGGSELIGLAAAEAAEPRKQLPRACKMVVWRVLIFFILALFIVTLIVPYNDSRLLGSDSPRASPFVLAIKIGGIKSLPSVFNGAILISVISVANSAVYAASRLLVGMAEKQLLPSIFKYTDRQGRPLVGFVVVFLFGLLAFLVYSTSENEVFNWLIGISGLSTIFVWFTVCAAHIRFRYAWKAQGYTTHQLPWSSPLGVYGSWFGFIINGLLLAGNFYYAAFPISEGSMSPMERAHDFFESMISAPIVIFFFISHKIFKRTRTVRFNEIDLDSDRRDPVSEEVLARERAERAEMPIWKRVLQFLF